The sequence AAagaaactttaatttttttttaaatccttgcagtACACAGAACAGTCCATAGGCTTCCAGTATGCAGAAGTTTAGCCGAGTAGTAAAATATATAGCTTTATAGCAATACAGTCAGTCCTCTGTAATGCCAGGAAAGCAAATCAATAGAACAGAATCCCAGGCAGGGTGTCTcacagggaagaaaaaaaaaagggggagaaaaggaagggggagagaaaaaaaacacacaaaaaaacagaaTGTCCCTACAGAACTCCCTCAGAGAGGGTTTTCTTTGCTCCCTGAACAGCAGTGTCCAGAGGCCTTTCAGTATCTTCCAAGGAGGCAATACGATGATCTGAAGCCTGAGCCTTTTCTTTAAATTTCTGCATATCATGCTTAACAAATGAGAACTCCAGCTTATGTTCCCCAAAATGGTCAATTAGCTTGTTCTGGCAGACCTGTATGGCCACCATAATCTGTGTAAGGAATGGTTCgtgctccctctcctcccccctgccaGCTCTGCTCATGCAGGTATCCAGCTTGTCCAGAGATCTCCCTATGCATTTTAAATAGTCCCTCTGGGGTCTGGAAACTCACGCGGTCCGATGGGTGAGACGCTGGTTGAGTAGCCTCCACAGTTTTTTTATCAGTTTATCTTTATCAGTTTTTATTCCTCCTCCCGGtcaccggcgccatcttgggagccCCAGACAAATCGGGCCAGCCATTCTCCCAGTGTTTTGGGCCAGGGTGGCCCATATTTGACCATCCTCGGAGGTGCCCGTGAGGTCCCTGTAAACATACCCCAGCAGTCCAGGTCAAAAATCAAGAGTTTGCTCACAGGATCAAGGCAGAATCAAAAACCTGCAGACAGAGCTCTGTCCCTGCGATCCTCACATGCTGCATGCCAGGTCCGCCCCCTCATCCCATGAGCCGTTTACCTGGATTGCAGTCTCGTCTACTCACTTGGAGCAGCTGCATTCATTTTATAGGTGTAGCACCTTCTACCTTTGGTAGGTTTTGTGTAAGCTGTCAACATGGGtatatttaggcaggcctatgctgtgagctaagtctgtttgttttgatctgggggcaggggagtggtttagtaTAACAGTAGGTGACTGAAATCTGCCTCAGCTCTTGGGCGCCTCCTCTGTTTCCAGGGAGAAGGTTCTGGAAAAGGGGTAGGGCATAgagctggagtgacatggggtgcatgtgggagccctgaccaatcccctaCTAGGATTGGcaagggggcaggcctcctacatatatccatggtcagcctgctgggggaggtttTGTCGGCTGGTTGAACTGgatgatggagtgttagactgtcgTGTCTGAGGGAACCCTCTTTCTGGGAGGGTATACCTCATACGGGGAGCTCTGGGTTGCTGGGAGGGAgcctttttttacactgtcctagagaggtgtcctggaacaggagttGGAAAAGACAGCAATGATGGGAATTgatgggcagcaatgatgggtggcacttgtgggcactgatttctgGAACTTGTGGGCATTGGTGGCCAACTGATTGCtgacattggtgggcactgattgcttgcACTGGTGGCACTTTTTTGTAATCAGGGCAATGATGATCAATGCCCTGATTACATGTCTCAATGTCCCCTGTGAGGAGAAGCCGCAGATCGTCTCTCTTCGCCACATACTCTGTCAGTGTGTGACGATGAGAGCCGATTACCAGCATTTCggtgtttacatgtgactggctctttacagagatcgaggTTGCCCCGTGTCCTATCAACAAGGTGCGACCACGTTTGCCGTGCTGCATGCCTCCGTGGGACAACACCATATGCCGTCGTCAAAGAACAAGAGCCGCACCACCCCGCCGTCATTTGATGCTGGGCGGGCGGCAATCGGTTAAACTATAATTGTACAACTTTACAATACTGGTTCACCCACATCTTGAGCATGCTGTCCAGTTCGGGTCATCATtcttcaggaaggatgtactggaactggagagagtccacagACGGGCAACAACACTAATAAGCgggctggaggacctcagttatgagaAGCAACTACAATCATTAAACTTATTCTTCGTGGAAAAGAGAAACTTAAGAGGAGATATGATCACAATTTACACATATCTAAACAGTGATTCTTGCAGAAGAAGAAAACTATTCAGGTCATTTAAGAAGATATGCGGCCACTCTATGACGTTGGataagaagcggtttaaccttaaactgcataagggatTCTCACTGTAAGCATTTGGACCTCCCTTCCATGGTTGGTGGTGTCAACAGGAAAtgttgataattaaaaaaaaacgtttaaatgGGTATCTTAGCAAATGCAACattcagggatatgggaaatgatggTGGCATaagcatacacacacactgaactgtatggacaggtgtctttatttaaccttaccaactatgaatTGTAGTGCTTTGGGGCTTATTTACAGTAGGAAGCAGATACCATTAACTGCTGGACAGTGCAGTGCTTACTTCACAGCAGGGCCTAACATTTATGTGACATtcataaaatgcagtcactgtgtaaAGCCATACgaacatatttgccagcacaccgcgGATCGTACAAAACGTCCAAAAGTTTAATGCAGTGAAACCATCACAAGgattgcaacgtttcgaggccgtgCTGGACCGCTTCGTCAGGCAAGTCGTCACTTGCCTGACAAAGAGGTCCTGcacggcctcgaaacgttgcaatcCTTGTGATGGTTTCACTGCATTAAAATTTTGGATGTATGGTACGATtcgcggtgtgctggcgaatatgttcgtaTGATTGTTgttccagttcccagctggtgatcgcttcagcacacATTTTTGCATTTATTGGCTGTTTTTCCAGGagggtgtgcgattggaatattgactaaGACCGTGTAAAGCCAGGGGTATCCTTTTGGAAAGAGAAGTATTTGTTTGGCAGGTCAGGCAACTTTGGCATGTCACATGAGCCAGCTTCTcccccaacttttttttatttcaatcccTTGGAATGGCGATGATTTTGCCTGTGGCATTACAAAGAAAGCAGAGAAGAATGCACATTTGTAAAGTGATGTTTGCAGGTACTTGTATGACTGTTAAAAATGATCCCCTGGGGGTTTGGGCCCCCATATCCCCTAGGGATGGGGCCCCCATCTCCTCTAGGGATGGGTATCCCATTTTCCCTTGGGAAAGGAACCCCATCTCCAGACCATGCTGGCTGGCGTCAGCCACCCTTGGGTGTCAGGATGGGGGCATTAAAATCTAAATCCCCAGCCATATGCTCCCTTAGGGTGAACTTGCTTTGTATTAGTGAAGCACCTTAAAGTGAGTTAAACCTGTACTGTTATTATTACTATGTTAGGATTATTATTATcttcatttattagcaggtgaatgtggccctccatgcattcacatacacTGAATCCAGCCCTTAAGTGGAAAAAGGATTCTGACCCCTGATTTAGGACATGTCAGAGGAGCCAAAACCTAAATGTTGGAGCTCACAGAGCCCTCAGTGCTCAATAAATGAGCAGTCCACCCAAAAGTTAATATATTTGAGATGAAGCCTGGTGGCATGAGTTAACTCCTGAATGTCCTGACTTATTATATATCTCAAGTATTCAGGCAGCAAAATATCTCTGCTCCAATTTGTGACTCTGTCCCTGGCCACCTGGGGTGCCCCCACACCTATTTGTGTTCCAGAAGCTTCTGTATCATTCTCTAATATATGAAATTGAAACAATTCCAACCAGGAGAGAATGAAGTTATTGCAATGGTAATAGCACATATTCTGCATCtaccaaaaatgaaaaatgtaaggtTCTTGTAGGTGGACTGACAATGTCTCTAGAACAAAGACAAAAAATGCTTCTGCAGGTAATAAAACAGCAGCTTCAAAAAGTCTGCAGATATGGCCAAACATTTCTGGCTAGTGTTGTAGCTTGTTGCTATgttccaccccctcacattccTACTGGTCAATCATCATGATGGGCTGCCCCACTGAGCAATAGATACACAGAAAGCAGGAATGGGTGGTGGCAAGCTTTCACACTATAAGAAAGTGCTGGAACGTTGCCTGTATAAACAACCCTCAGCCATATCTGGGGCCATTTTGAGTCTTCTGCAGTCATGTGTCCAAAGCTCCAGGTGTCTACGCTATACATTTGGAGCAGTTTTCTTGTTTAGAGACAAAGTCAAGTAAGGAGAAAGGAGGTAAAGCCTGTGCAACCATAAACACTACTAACTTTTTGGACGTAATTTGTATATTTAGTTTAATGGAAAACCCTTTTCCAGCAAAATAAGCTTAATAAATTCAGTTGTAGAAAACACATTGCTTTGAAAACTTTTTAATAAATAGTCtcttgtaaaaattttaaatatatcaTGCAGTCcatataatttaaaataatttacAGGCTGAGGTAGGGGTGGGGAGAAGCTGGGACAGCAGGAAATAGTTCAGAAGGCTCGAGTTTTCCTGCTGAGCACACAAACACAGGCTGTATCAATCCGTATGAACCTCCATGCTGCTTGCTTCGCATCCATGGTCAATGCTTTGACAAAGGTGTGTGTGGTGGTACAATAGGAGTTCCAATGTTTTGAGTCAATCCCACGACATCCACCTGACACTGGCTTTGGATCACTACACTTGGTCTCAAAAAAGTACTGTTTGAAAACGTTATTGTTTATATTGACTTCCCCCAGCACACTTACTTCCTTGCCCTTAATGTCAATGGCTGTGGTTTTATTCCCGACCCACATACTGACACTGTCACACACAGAGTATTCCCCCCGGTGAAGGACCGGATGCACTGTTCTTTTAGCCCGGATAGTCTtattgagggactcctcatcatcTAAATATTCCAAGTTCCGGAGGTCCTCTGATAATGGTGGAGGTTGGGTGCTAAACAAAACTCTTGGAGAACGAAACTTCCTTTTCCTGAAAAGCTTAGGATCAACTGTGATGTTGTGAAACATAGAAGGTTCATGAGTCTCTAATTTCCCATGATGCCGGTGAAGTGACTTAGTTCGATGTGTGTGATGGTGTTGAATACGATGTCTTGTTGATGCTCCCCCTGGGGCATGGTCTTTGGTCTTTGGTGCAGCCTGTATGCCGATCAAAAATGCTATAATCAGAGTGTAGTACAACATGGACATTACTCTCTCCACCTAGGGAAAaagaacaataaaatatttaatattcatATCTAATAGGCACGTTTTCACAAAACTTCAGTAATAACAGTACTGAAACAAATTAATCATTTAAAAGAAGCAGTAAAATCTTTGCATTTATATTGGCACACCACACAATCCAAAAATTCAGGAATAAAGTACTCCAATGATCTTCAGTTATGATCTCTCTTTCGAAATCAACAAAACTTTCTTTACACTATCACTGTCTATTGTGGTGCTTAACATAGATTATATCTAgtgttaatgtgtgttgtgttAAAGAAtcactaaagttaaaaaaaaaatgtttttaataacaaacatgttatacttgcccccactgtgcagctcgttttgcacaaggtggccccgaacctggtcttctggggtcccttggcggctgtcttggctccccccgcaaggactcaacaccttcatgtgagctcgcttgcatggtgttgagttcttgagGGCGCGCTcttgtgatacagccggcggccatagtcgccgactgtatcactcgtccCCGCCACCTGgcgcgccgtgtcattggatgtgtttgacagcagtgcgagccaatggctgcactgctttcaatcaaccaatgaatgagccgggaagacggCCGAGAAACCTGCACGGTCacggcacgggactttcgaggggtcaagtaagtaaaggggggggggggttcggggggcctctaatttgcagatgttttttcaccttaatgcatagaatgcattactattacaaccccttttagaCCGTCATGAATGAGCTTGCACCGcagcaaaccaaaaaaaacacaacttttttGGAATGCCATGCTACAATGCACAGCATAGCAGATTTACCAACTTTTTGTTGCTGGCAGGTGGACTCATCAGTCTGCTTTTGATAACTCATTTATACTATGGTATGAAGGTGGACAAAAGGACAGGTGCTGAGGCACCACTCATGAAAGCTATAGAGGCCAATGAttatgtgcatttttatagtgatattGGGCACTGAGCATTTCAGTGTTAGGGTTGTTTTATGGGTATTGATACAGAAAACAGTATACTgtctaacacatttttttttttaatctgtgacAGAATGGAATGTTATTTTGAAATGTATGAGTATTTTGGCATATTGATAGGACAACTGTTGTAGTGAGCTTAAGTAGTGACATATAATACAAACAAATACATTAATTTTAGCATTGAGTTGTTTGTAATATGGACATATGTTACTACTGTTTGTATATTTTCTATATGGATTATTTGTGGGTTTTCTTTGTTCAGTTGTGGATACTCACTTACTGGCACAACTAATTTGTTCACTCAGTTATACCTTTTACCTTTACCTTACCAAACCAACGGAAAATTCCCTGGCAAAGTGTttttctcttaaaggggttgtaaaggtaaaaaaaaattcccttaatagcttcctttaccttagtgcagtcctccttcacttaccttatccttcgattttgcttttaaatgtccttatttcttctgagaaatcctcacttcctgttcttctgtctgtaattacacacagtaatgcggcactttctccctggtgtggagaaagcctcttgaggggggagggggcgagcaggagagtcaggacgctctctactttgcagatagagaaaggagctgtgtgttagtgggcgtcctgacactcctgctcgccccctcaagaggctttctccacaccagggagaaagcctcgcattactgtgtggagttacagacagaagaacaggaagtgaggatttctcagaagaaataaggagatttaaaagcaaaatcgaaggatgaggtaagtgaaggaggactgcactaaggtaaaggaagctatttagggaaaaccccAAAATGTCAGCAAAAACAATGTTGTTTCTTAActatgaataaataaattagtAAAAATAATCCATTGTAATGACTTCTTATTATGTTGTACAACATATTATAAGAATACCACCTCTATACTGCTTAAAAAGCAccaccttttggaacatgttacatgctccACCAGTACGTATTTGGGGTGCTCCAGCAGCCAGGTCGGCCGATTCCCCCTTTAACCCTTGTTCACACTTAAGGCAGGCTGATTTCAGTGCAAGGTCTGGGgcgatttgaaagacatctgtgtgagttcatgcacagatgtctattgaaatagcCCCCTAAGTcgcccaaagtagtacaggaactgcttttggaaatcggtgcgtcactgcactgattaggacagtgccgttGCCGGCAATGGGCTGTGATTTAGCATGTGATTTTACCTGTCAAATCGCTCtgatgtgtacggggcttaatttGACAGTAGGTGGTGAATCTTCACCCCCACCTTTTGTCACAATTTAAAAGAGTATTACCCACATGGCTACGTCATTCATTTACAGTTTCCtgagaatgaatgaactacaacaaCCATAGGCCACTGCAGCTGACAGCTTGTAGTTCTGAATAAACTGCGAGGGGTGCTGATGAGTGCTCATTCATAGCCCCTGCAGCTTTCAAACAGACAGCTAGTATGGAGGTACGGgctgaaagctgcagggcttgtctgCAGAAGTCTGACATTGCACCTCCACTGATCACTTTCTAAGCTCCTGCAGGAATAAATTAtagatgcacattttttttttctgaaaaaatatgtgcatttataattttttggggaaacatgAACATATCCTTTAAAAGAAGCTTGACAGGATGGAAATATGGGAACTTCTGTTGCTGAAGCAATTACAGGGCAGAGGTCGTCTTAAGAACTGTCacaataaagtaatttttttgcttttctaaTGTTTTAAAAATGATGCCAATCCAGCACAGCCCTTCAGgatgaatatactgtatgtgagcaACTGTTTCCGAGATAATTACAGGGTCACAGATCTCATGATGTCTAACAGTTGCTATCCTGTTAACTGCCTGACCTTACACACAGTCTTCCATCTTGAATGGTGTGTGAGGTTAATCGGTTAACAGGCAACAATTGTCAACTTTAGGTGACATCTGACCCTTCAACACTCAAGATAAATGGGTCCGGCTTACATAAAAACAAGAGAAACTAAAAAAGGGGGAAGTATTCCTTTTTCCTTCAAGTAAGCATGCACAATTACGGCATTCATATTTAGACTGAATATTCACATTTCTGCATAGGCCTAATCCAATGATTGGTTCTCTTTAACACCGTTGAATGCTAACCTGCCACCCCTTTCACCTACTAAAACCCTAGAAAGTGCCCAGTACAGTTATGAGGGAGCATAGGTCCTTCTTTATCCCTCACATGATGCAGGGCTCAGCATCTACGTGATCAATCTCCAAATTCAAGCATTGTCATACGGGGTCGGGGAAGGAAATTCAGCCCTAGGTAAGCTTTGACACAAACTGACACAGACTCTTCTATCCAGAGGTCTGATAGGTGAACAGGTCTGTAGGGGAGTGCAGGAAAggcaagggggtagattcaggtagaatttacgccggcgtatccatagatacgccgcgtaaattccaatctgcgccggcgtatctactttctgtattcagaaagctagatacgccgacatttgcctaaaatacgactggcataagtctcttacgccgtcgtatcttaaggtgcattctgacgctgggggcgcttccgttgttgtcggagtagaatatgctaattacctagatacgccgattcacaaacgtacgtacgcctgtcgTTTACGCTAGACTTTTTTGGCGTAAGGTtattcctgctattaggaggcgcaaccaatgttaagtatggacgtcgttcctgcttcgaaatttgaattttttacgtcatttgcgtaagtcgttcgcgaatagggcttgacgtaatttacgttcacatcgaaaccaatacgtccttgtgccgtacttggaagcaatacacactgggatatgtacacggcatgcgccgtccgtaaaaaacgtcaatcacgtcaggtcatcatacatttacataaaacacgcccccttccacatttgaattacgcgcgcttacgccggccccatttacgatacgccgccgcaacttacggagcaagtgctttgtgaatactgcacttgctcctgtaagttacggcggcatatcgtaaatacgatacgctgcgccgccgtatcattgcgcgcccctacgtgaatctaccccaagatgTTATTGGGAGGGGGAATGGCGAGCTATCAAGAAAACTTGTTATATGTGACTTGAATGTGTAAAGTGACAGATTTACTTTAATACAGAATACTTTAAGCAATTTCTATACTTTTTTACTTATTCCCTAGCCTCCTAAGAAATTACCCTGTAGATCAGATCAGTGCAGACTTCATTGGCTGtgtgcttgttctgggtcagtaacAGGTAGTGCAATATTCATCAAGGTGACAGCTTTGAAGCTTGCACCTTTAGAATTAGTTTACACTAGCAGAAAACAAAGGATTTCAACTATGGGCAGCTAGCAAAAGGGACACTAAATTAAATTGAAAGTACCATGCAGATTTATTTTAAGTTTTACCTAAACTTGAAATTGAATATGCTTACAACCTCTACAGTTGATCAGAACATTGTACTTTTAAGTGATTGTTTCCAAGCTTTACCAGATTGCACTAAAGAAAAGGGTTCTTTAGGACAGATGTAACGTCATCAGCTATAGGGTTAAACCTAGGTAAGTTGACAGTTATTTTATATAGGTCAAATATGtgaatatgtgtgtgtatgcaaggactGGATCCGAGTATGAAAAGCAAGATTGTGACTAGGGTAGTAATATTGTTTTTCTTGGAGGGAATGATCTGCTTTTTTCTTCAAGCTGGAATTTAAAAAACTGAAatcaatgcagctctgtattcgaTAATATATCAATACAATTTGAATGCAAGCAATGTAAGTTCATGAGTTTGGCTTGATCCTtgcagagctaaagaagaggaagaggcagcACAAGTACTCAAACCCATGTGCTATAGTCAGGGCTACTGTTAGAAACCATGGCGCCCCATACAGACAATCTAACACGGGACCCTGTACAGCCAATGCTTCAGCTATGAATGAAAACAGCGAATAATCAGTACTAAtcactcattgtgttcattctggaaaggaaggggctagtaaatatgacATAATTACCtaacccttcccccactctcaatCTTGAAAGTTCCTATTGTGTGCTTACAGCTGCTGGAGGGAAGAAGCTAAGGGAAACCATCAGGGTGTAGTGGGGCACACAGGGGGAAATGAGCACCAGGGGGAAAAGTATGGTGCACAAGGAGAGTGATCAGTGTGGCGAGGGGGGCACTTACTGGAAATTATCCTTTGAAATTATCCTTTGTTTGGCTCTCTCTACAGCAGCTGAAAGTcaacgggagggagaggagaagaagccagTTTTTAGCTGCCGCAGAGAGCCATGCAGGTGATTGCTGCACTGATCACCCTCCCTGCCCACATCCGATTCACCCTGCTGCCTGGGCCCCATTGCTGGCCCGGGCTCCGTTCAGGCCGTGGCTACAGTGCAAGGAGTTTGCAGTTAGAagtttgctgcttctccttccaTTGCCCATTACAGAGTGGAGGCAAGAAGGAGACCTGTGTAACTGAATTGTAGCAGAGAAAAGTCAGGTCCCTGGTAGAAATGCCAAGTCATTTGAAAGAGACTAATGGGCAGAAATACAGATGTATTTCAGCAGGAGCTCAGCTTTTAATTAATCATAAGTCTCACCTATGTAAGCATATACGCCTAGAAAAGTATTTGTAATTTATCTACAAGTATAATGCACAAATTTATGTTATACAAGGTGCTATAAACTAAGAATCCAATTCAAATTATTTAAACTGAAGTGTAGCCTTAATTATCATAAGGGCTTCAtcggaatataaaaataaaaaacctgttaCAGACTTCTAAGATAAACTTGCATCAGTATATGGTTTTAGAAAGTAAAACAACCACACACTGTGAAAGTGACATGTAATTATGTTGTCAATTTGTGTTAATGACAGGAACTGGGATAAATGGAAAGAATGTCCGCAATAAGTCTGAGTCACTTGGGTTAGGGATACAAATAACAATACACCATATGGGCTATAAATTCAAAGTATCTAGTCACAGAAACTGAGACGTAGGCAAAGTATCCCATCACATCTATCATTCTGTAGGTAATGCAATGAACGTCTCTTTCTTTAAATCTATAATCCTATACATAGGGTTGCTGCATTCCCATAATTTATctgtcaaaaaagaaaaaaatcgatTACAGATCCTGGAAAGGACACCTTTGCGTATTCGTCTTAAGGAGGATGattatttttattgccatctaCATACATTGGTAATAACCCAGGGTAATATATATCAGATGGTTTAATAGGTGTGTTTGTACTTTTTCCCTGTTAAAGCTAATAAGTGACCTGTTTGTCATGAGGAAACTATTATTGAGGCCAGACAATCCTAGCATGGCTACTTTTATAAGGAACATCAAACGCATTCTGTAATTTTTCCATTCTTAGAAATATCTGGAATATTCTAGTCTGTAATGTAGACCAGGTCTCACAGTAAGATATCTTTAGAAAAAGAAAATCTTGTTTTTCctttggtagtttttttttttgtgtacactaTAAGGCAAGTTCAGTTAAGTCTCACCCGTGCACTGTGCCTTTGCCATCATGCGCTAAACAAAAGTGCAATGTAAGAAAAATGTACGCATGATGTCATTACCCATGCCTAGTGCCCTGAGTTTTTTGTCTTGGCTGTTGGCTTACTCCCTACAGTATGGTCTGACTTCTTTGTATGAAAAGCAAATCAACACACGTGACTGCAcgaaaatgtagtaaacacatataccgtatttgtcggcgtataagacgacccctaattttccagctaaaatgttggttttgggatatactcgccgtataagatgacccccttcctactagtcatgcctcgcctcactgtgccattacatgccccactgtgccattacatgccagactgtgccaccattgcatgccagactgtgccactacatgccagactgtgccattacatgccagacggtgccaccattagatgccagactgtgccactacatgcctcactgtgccattacatgccagactcactgtgccccattacatgcctcactgtgccattacatgccagactcactgtgcccccattacatgcctcactgtgccacaacatgccagactcactttgccccattacatgcctcactgtgtcactgcatgtcttgacgatcccttaccttatcctaagacatgcagtatCTGTCAGACCGCGGTCGTCCATTTTTTCAAAGGTGgatcactgaacacagtgtctcctgggaagctgagtgttccgcccatCACTGAACAGCAGAAGAAGGAggagcggcttttgaaaaatggaccgccacggtctgcatgttaggttacggtgtataagacaacccccgacttttaagaagaatttcaggggttaaaaagtcgtaaATATGGTAAAAGGAAAGTAAAGTACATTTTCAATGAACATATTTTTTTCGAGTTATTATTTCAGTGTTTTTGTTAACCACTCAATGCCAACTCATGTACATGTATGTCATTtgacgttaagtggttaaaatagatgatgcctgcagcttttttttttacagccggaGTCTGGCTTTTATGTAAAAGCCATCCTACTGGCTAATTAGCCGCTGGATGGCTTTTACAGATTGTGGGACAGACCACCAACCCCCCTGCCACCCACAAGTGCCTCTCTCCAGGCTCTACTGTCCCATCAACGAGCGCCGAATGAAAGCCGGTGATTCTGCGGGCCTGCCACCGAGCTTGTCGAGGACCAGAAGGTCCCTGATGAGCGCTATAGTATAGGAAACTGGAAGCAACAAGCTTTTTTGTCACTTCCATTTTTCTGGTTGTAAACAGCAGAATTTTTAATCTGGTAGTCCtcagcaaaacaaaataaaaatatacacaaaCTCTATTTCCCTGAATCTCCTACTTATGTCATGCAATGCAAACTGACACTTCCGGCATTTCTAAAATGAATACAATACAAATTGCTCCAAAGAAAAAGGTGATCTGTaagcaatggcccggattcagaaagaagatacgatggcgtatctcctgatacgccgtcgtatctctgagtccggccgtcgtatctatgcgcctgattcatagaatcaggttacgcatagatctccctaagatccgacaggtgtaagtgacttacaccgtcggatcttaggctgcaatctcacgctggccactaggtggcgcttcggtttgtatacgcgaggaatatgcaaatgaggagttacgccgattcagaaacgaacgtccgcccggtgctttttttttacgtcgtttgcgttcgactttttccggtgtatagttacccctgctatatgcggcgtatcctatgttaagtatggccgtcgttcccgcgccgagttttgaattttttacgtcgtttgcgtaagtcgttcgcgaatacgaattaacgtaatttacgttcacgtcgaaaccaatgacgtcctagcgacgtcatttagagcaatgcacgctgggaaatatgatggacggcgcatgcgctgt comes from Rana temporaria chromosome 2, aRanTem1.1, whole genome shotgun sequence and encodes:
- the NGF gene encoding beta-nerve growth factor → MSMLYYTLIIAFLIGIQAAPKTKDHAPGGASTRHRIQHHHTHRTKSLHRHHGKLETHEPSMFHNITVDPKLFRKRKFRSPRVLFSTQPPPLSEDLRNLEYLDDEESLNKTIRAKRTVHPVLHRGEYSVCDSVSMWVGNKTTAIDIKGKEVSVLGEVNINNNVFKQYFFETKCSDPKPVSGGCRGIDSKHWNSYCTTTHTFVKALTMDAKQAAWRFIRIDTACVCVLSRKTRAF